The proteins below come from a single Erysipelothrix piscisicarius genomic window:
- a CDS encoding gluzincin family metallopeptidase: MKIMITQLSLKVQKHNYDVDLDTFIKRINYVEKGFIRVEADELTYPLHIMVRYNTEKEIFNHNHSAEGLDQYFADQMTQLLGITPENPSNGILQDVHWSDASFGYFPTYALGTAYAAQFMKKMQEDVNVDEALLDGRMDLIFQWLRDHIHQYGGMYDTQTIIKNVTNEPFNPDYYIDYLIEKYSALLGI; this comes from the coding sequence ATGAAAATCATGATAACCCAATTATCGCTGAAAGTGCAAAAACACAATTACGATGTTGACCTCGATACATTTATAAAAAGGATTAATTATGTAGAAAAAGGCTTTATCCGAGTAGAAGCTGATGAACTCACTTACCCGCTTCACATCATGGTTCGCTATAATACCGAAAAAGAGATTTTCAATCATAATCACAGCGCTGAGGGACTTGATCAATATTTCGCAGATCAAATGACACAATTACTTGGAATTACCCCTGAAAATCCAAGCAATGGAATTCTTCAAGATGTACATTGGAGCGATGCCTCATTTGGGTATTTCCCAACCTACGCACTTGGTACAGCATACGCTGCTCAATTCATGAAGAAAATGCAAGAGGACGTAAATGTTGATGAGGCACTGTTAGACGGTAGAATGGACCTTATATTCCAATGGCTACGTGACCACATTCATCAATACGGCGGTATGTACGATACACAAACAATAATAAAGAACGTAACCAACGAACCCTTCAACCCTGATTACTACATTGATTATCTCATCGAAAAGTATTCTGCACTTCTAGGCATTTAG
- a CDS encoding phosphatidylglycerophosphatase A family protein: MYDKCVEMLNSRGVEISDIIECVVFLQKDYVEDIDSVDIHSIVNSVLNKREVQHALITGINIDISVENKNFGGETIEDIIHRDEGLYGIDEVLAYGICNLYGSIALTNYGYIDKVKPGIIGALNDHNNGQCNTCLDDIVGAIAASAASKLAHSQHQESNTKQ, encoded by the coding sequence ATGTATGATAAATGCGTTGAAATGTTAAACAGTCGTGGCGTTGAAATTTCAGATATTATCGAATGTGTTGTTTTTCTCCAAAAGGACTATGTCGAAGATATCGATTCGGTTGACATCCACTCGATAGTGAACAGTGTTTTGAATAAGCGAGAAGTTCAGCATGCGTTAATAACAGGTATTAATATTGATATTTCCGTCGAAAATAAAAACTTCGGTGGTGAAACGATTGAGGACATCATACATCGTGATGAAGGTCTCTACGGCATCGATGAAGTACTCGCCTATGGAATTTGTAACCTTTATGGATCAATTGCACTCACGAATTATGGCTATATTGATAAAGTAAAACCTGGAATAATTGGTGCACTCAATGATCACAACAATGGGCAGTGTAATACATGTTTAGATGATATTGTAGGAGCAATTGCTGCATCAGCTGCGAGCAAATTAGCTCACAGTCAACATCAAGAAAGTAATACAAAGCAATAA
- a CDS encoding superoxide dismutase, producing the protein MTYKLPELSYEFNALEPQIDAKTMEIHYTKHHQTYITNLNTALEKHPELEQESLTSLIENLNNVPADIRTAVQNNGGGHLNHTMFWEFLSPQKGQEPGEALMNAINKDFGSFEAFKESFSNAAKTRFGSGWAWLVLDETKSLKVVSTANQDNPISEGLTPILGLDVWEHAYYLNYQNRRPDYINSFFEIINWEKVNQLYTDNK; encoded by the coding sequence ATGACTTATAAATTACCCGAACTTTCATATGAATTTAATGCATTAGAACCACAAATCGATGCAAAAACAATGGAAATTCATTACACAAAGCATCATCAAACATATATTACAAACTTAAATACAGCACTTGAGAAGCACCCAGAATTGGAGCAAGAATCATTAACAAGCCTAATTGAGAACTTAAACAATGTCCCAGCAGACATTCGTACAGCGGTTCAAAACAATGGTGGTGGTCATTTAAACCATACAATGTTTTGGGAATTCTTATCCCCTCAAAAAGGTCAAGAACCTGGTGAAGCGCTCATGAATGCAATTAATAAAGATTTTGGTTCGTTTGAAGCATTTAAAGAATCATTTTCAAATGCGGCAAAAACACGCTTCGGTAGTGGATGGGCTTGGTTAGTGTTGGATGAAACCAAATCACTTAAAGTCGTTTCAACGGCAAATCAAGATAACCCTATTTCAGAAGGGTTAACACCTATTTTAGGTCTTGATGTTTGGGAACATGCATATTATCTTAATTATCAAAACCGTCGTCCTGATTATATCAATAGTTTCTTTGAAATTATTAATTGGGAAAAAGTAAATCAATTGTACACAGACAATAAATAA
- a CDS encoding energy-coupled thiamine transporter ThiT: MKTKDLVTISMYAALFSVLEYITVTFDVLKLPQGGSISLSIIVLIIASYQLGFKKSLCVAILSFVVKFMIKTPMVVHWIQFLFDYIFAYSAYSIAGLIPNLKVHDLSLPFGVIVSNILRFIIHTISGLLFYAEFYRGNVLLGVVSYNATYMVPTTIISFAFILAILPKMNALLTPRTSIKNRN; encoded by the coding sequence ATGAAAACTAAAGATCTTGTAACAATATCAATGTATGCAGCACTTTTCTCAGTTTTGGAGTATATTACGGTTACGTTTGATGTTTTGAAATTGCCACAAGGTGGCTCTATTTCTCTAAGTATCATTGTTTTAATAATCGCAAGTTATCAATTAGGGTTTAAAAAATCGCTCTGTGTAGCAATTTTATCTTTTGTCGTAAAATTTATGATCAAAACGCCCATGGTGGTTCACTGGATTCAATTTCTATTTGATTACATTTTTGCGTATTCTGCCTACTCAATCGCCGGTCTCATTCCGAATCTCAAAGTCCACGATCTATCCCTACCGTTTGGTGTCATCGTTTCAAATATATTAAGATTCATAATCCATACAATTTCAGGGCTTTTATTCTATGCTGAGTTTTATCGTGGGAATGTCCTACTCGGTGTTGTTTCATATAACGCAACTTATATGGTTCCAACTACAATCATATCATTCGCATTCATTTTAGCGATTCTACCTAAAATGAATGCTTTGTTAACGCCACGAACTTCAATTAAGAATAGAAATTAG